The following is a genomic window from Chloroflexota bacterium.
GAATGCGCGCCATGCGTCATTGGGGTGCGCAACTAACCCATCTCCGATCACGAGTACGCCCGGGCCGTTTGGGACGAGCAGGGCAGTTTCGCCTTCCGAATGGGAGCCCTCGAGCCGGTACGCCTGGATGCCGCATGGGAGATCCTCGTCGCCGCTGTAGACCCGATCGGGCACCATGTCCATCTCGTTCAGTGCCGCTTCCGGCGCCCATATCTCAGCACGCAGGCCGAGTTTGATTGAGTAGGCGTCGCGCTCGTGGTTGGCGGTCGTCAGCAGCACAATTATAGCTTTGCTCGGATGACTGAACCGGCTGAGACCCTCTTCCGGCGTGAAAGGGTCAATGAGCACGTTTTCGTTCTCGCCTTCCACCCAAGCACTGTAGGCCTCCCGACCGGGACGATACTGCGTCTGCCAACAGTAGAAGCCGGGGAAGAGCTGCTCCATAGTCCGCTACTCTCACCTCAGCGTGACGATCGATCCGCTATCGATGCTCTGGTGGACTGCCTCGGCGATCCGCGTGACTTCGAGTGCATCCTCGCCACTTGGATAGCGTCCTTCCAACTGGTCGATCGTGCCGCCTTCTCGCAAGAAATCGAGATTGTCGACGAAGTCCAGAATGCTCTCATACCCATAGCCACGGTATATGATCTGCCCGTGCTTATCTTCCTCTTCGCGCATGAACGCCTCGTTGTACGTGCGCATGCCGTCCTTGTAGCTTGCGGCTTCCATGCCGCGGTTCTGGCTGTCGACTTCGGCAAAGCCTTCCGTGCCAACCAGGCGGATGGACTGATTTACAATGGCTTCAAATGTGTCAGGGAGCACCCACCCGTTATCGAAGAAAACACTTGTGCCGCCCTCGAATTCAACCTTTGCCTGAATAGCATCGTAGGTATCGATGTTGGCTGCCGCGAGTTTCCTCTTCTGGCCGGTTGCATAGACTCTTGTTGCTTCCTTCTTGATGCACCAGCGCACAAGGTCGTAAAAGTGCACGCCGAGAAACCACGCGGGACTGGTTGAGCCGGCCCAATGGGGAAACCAATCGCGCGGCACGACGATCTTGTCTTCCATATGCACGTAGCCGTAGAGTACCTCGCCCAGTGTACCGTCGTTGCACTGCCGCTCAAGCGCTAAATGATAGGGATCGTAGCGTTTATGGAAGTCAACCTGGAGGAAGACATTGTTGTCTTTGCAGGCATCCACAATTGCTTGGCAGCCGGCGCTGGTCACGTCCAGCGGTTTCTCAACCAGGACGTGCAGCCCTCGATTGGCTGCTTCGATGGTCATTTCGCGGTGGAGGTGGTCCGGCGTGACGATGGTAACGGCGTCGAGAGATTCCTTGTCGAGCATCTCTCGCCAGTCGGTGTAGATGGGGATGCCGAATTCATCTTTGCGCTCCTGGTCCCGCGCCGGATCCCGCCCGGACGAGCAGGCCGCCACCAGCACAGTGCGGCCCTCGTTTTGCGCCTGCTTGAAGACTCGCAGGTGACTGATTCCGAAAACACCGGTGCCAATAACGCCAATGCGAATAGCATCTGCCATGAGATTGCTTCCTCCTACTCCTTAACGGCCCGAAAACTGTCAATAGATTACATTGCGCTCGTGCGCTGCAGGGTTCTACTGCTCAGCAAGACTTCACTGCGAGCGTTGTGTCCAATACTCCTGCAGCCTCGTCCTCAGTGAATAGTCTTGCTGGAACGCGGCGCCGCATGCGCCCGGATCAGGTCGATTGCTACGTTGCCCGCCTGCGGGCCAAAGGGGCTGAGCGCTTCTTCAATGAGTTCGCGGTAGTACCCATTGGCATAGAGCACCTGCGCCATCTTGCCGGCCAGTTGCTGCCACGAGGGCTGAGAAGGGTTACGTAACATCCGACCAACCGCTGTGGCAAACTGCACTTCAAGCGGCGCGACCGGCACGAGCCAATTTTGAAAGCGTACTCGGCCCACCACGCCCCATATTGCTCCGCCCACGCCCTCTAGCAGTATACCTTGTTCGTTTTCGCGAGGCTCACGCACGAAGACGGTCACTGGCGCCTGCTCAACTGTGAGGGTGAGCTTGGCATGGCCTGGGCCTTCGTTATCCGGTTCATCGTCCAGCCAATCCCATAGGTGACCCGACCAGATCTCGAGTGCATTGGGCTCGGTGAGTATGCGCAATTCGCCCGGACTGACCGCGACATCCTGCAGTGCCGAGGCTGCGCTGCCAATAATGGCCCAATCCGCCGCTTCGTCTTCCAGCGGTTCGTACACACGATGGAGGATGAAGGCCAGGGCCTCCCAGATCCTGCGGCTGTCATCGCTACTTTGCTGCATGGCGGACATCACTCTCTCACTGGAAGAAACTCAGCATCACCGGCTGGGAAGAGCGCTCCCTAGCGCACGCCGCACCACTCTTGCACGAATTGCGTGAGAGCGCAGGCGGCATCAACCATGTCCGCTACGGCGAAGTGTTCGTGGGGACCGTGGGCGGTTGCCAGGTCGCCAGGGCCGAATACGACTACGGGAAGGCCTCCGACCCGAGCGTAGAGCCGCGCATCGCAGGAGACGTTCCAGCCAAAGACTTCACTTTCCATCCCGGCTTGCCGCGTCGAGGCGTGAAGCGTGGTGGGTAAGGGATGATCGTAGGCAATCTCAAATGAATCATTGCGCAGTTTGTCAAACGATATGGATGTGTGATTCCGGATCCATTCATCAGGATGTGTGGCAACTATGCGCTCCAAGTCTGCCCGCACGTCATCCATGGCCTTATTTGGCAAGAACCCCACGCCGCCTTCGATCAAGGCTTCACCAGCGACTGCACTGGGCCAATGACCGCCTTGGAACATGCCGACATTCAATTGCACAGGGTGATCGTAGCGCTCGAATCCACGATACCCTTTACTCATTGCAACCAACTCTTTTTCGTACTCTTTGAAGCTGGCGATAAGAGCGATGCCCTTATCAATGGCACTGACTCCTTCGTGCATGCGCCCCATGTGCATGCTGACGCCCTCTATCCCAATTTGGAACCAGAGCGCACCGCGATTCGCGGGATGGATTTGCGCAAGAGAAGGTTCCATGACTACCACGCCATCAGCGCGGTGTCCCGCATGAATGAAGGCCAGCGCGCCGTTGCCGCCTACTTCTTCCTCTGTGACCAATTGCAGAGCCAGATCGCCGGCAAGCGGGACATCGAAGTGCGCTAGAGCGCGCATGACAAGCAACAATGCTGCTGCTTGTCCTTTGGCGTCGTTGCTGCCACGGGCGTAGATTATCTCTCCGCGCTCCGGGTCTAGGATGCGCTCGTAACGCTGGCCTTCGCTTTCCGGTACGACGTCGAGATGGGTCTGCAGAATGAGGCTGCGCCCGCCGCCGCTGCCGGCTCGCGTGGCGAGTATGTTAGCGCGCACGTGGTCCGGGAACTGATCGAGTTCCGGCACCGGGACATGATGGGGATTCGCGGTAATATCCTGCGGATAAGCCACTTCCTCAATGGTCAGACCTAGGCCTTGAAAGGCCTTCATCACCTCGGCGCGCGTTGCAGCTTCGTTGCCGAGTTTGCTCTCAAGGGCACAGAGGGAAAAGAGCCAGTCCGCAATTGCGGTGGACTCTTGCTCAAGAAAGGCGCGTATGTCGGCGGGGAGTGGTCTCGTCATGACGGGACGAATACTATCACACATTGCTCTGTGTGACCAAGCCGTTGTATTCTCAGTGCACGACATGGTGTGGAGATCGCGTGTCTCTATCATTGTGCGTACCCGGTTGGCCGGAGTAGCGCTGCACTCGTTAGTGGAAGTCCCGGTCGCAGGACTTCGAAGGAGTAATCTGATGACAGTATTGAGTGGACGCGTCAGTGGGGCCGATGAGGCCTATTTCGGCTATCTCTTGCGGCAAGCGCGCGAACACTACTGGCGGCGCAAGCGCAAGCTGCGCTCCTTCAAGACGGCAGAGGATTGGCAAGGGCACATGCGCTCCGTTCGCGAGAATTTCCGTCTTTCGTTAGGTGAGTTTCCCGAGCGCACACCGCTGAATCCACAACTGGTAGGCGTCCTCGAGCGTGACGGCTACGTGGTGGAAAAACTGCTAATTGAGAGCCAGCCCGGCTTTCCGGTTACGGTTAACCTCTACCGGCCGCCGGAGATCACCGAGCCACTGCCGGCTGTGCTCAATCCTCTGGGACACTGGGCCGACGGCAAAGGTGAGAATGTTGTGCAGGCGAGAGGAATCGGACTCGCCCGGCACGGCTACGTAGCACTCGTCTACGATCCAATCGGACAGGGCGAGCGCAGCCAGCACTGGGATACGGCCACGAATACCAACCCAATGGAGAGCAGTACGGAACAACATGCGGGAGCTTGCCTCCCTTGCTGGCTAGTCGGCCAATCGGTGATCACGCACATGGTTTGGGACGGTGTGCGGATGCTTGATTACTTGGAGATGCGCACGGATGTGGACTCTAGCCGCATCGGCTGTACCGGCGCGTCCGGCGGCGGTACGTACACCATGTTCCTCACGGCGTTCGACGACCGTATCAAGGCGGCGGTACCCGTGTGCTCGACCGCCTCGTACGAGCGGATGCACTCAAAAGGGCAAATCGGCGATCCGTGCCAAGACCCGGTCGGCAGCTATCCAAACGACATGGACATGGCGGACTTGCTGATGTGCCGCGCGCCGCTGCCGATGCAGATCACGTCGACCATCTACGATTTCTTCCCCCTCATCGGCGCGCGAGATGTATACGCCGACGTCCTCGACTGCTATACCGCGCTGGGAGTTACCGAGCGGGCAAACATGGTAGAAGCGCCGGCCCATCACGACTATAACCAGCCAATGCGCGAGGCCATGTACACGTGGTTCAATCGCTGGCTGAAGGACGAACCGGGGCCGGTAACGGAAGACCCATTCACGGTTGAAACACCTGAAACTCTCTGGTGCACGCCTTCGGGTCAGGTGCTTCTAACCGACCGGAACGAGA
Proteins encoded in this region:
- a CDS encoding acetylxylan esterase produces the protein MTVLSGRVSGADEAYFGYLLRQAREHYWRRKRKLRSFKTAEDWQGHMRSVRENFRLSLGEFPERTPLNPQLVGVLERDGYVVEKLLIESQPGFPVTVNLYRPPEITEPLPAVLNPLGHWADGKGENVVQARGIGLARHGYVALVYDPIGQGERSQHWDTATNTNPMESSTEQHAGACLPCWLVGQSVITHMVWDGVRMLDYLEMRTDVDSSRIGCTGASGGGTYTMFLTAFDDRIKAAVPVCSTASYERMHSKGQIGDPCQDPVGSYPNDMDMADLLMCRAPLPMQITSTIYDFFPLIGARDVYADVLDCYTALGVTERANMVEAPAHHDYNQPMREAMYTWFNRWLKDEPGPVTEDPFTVETPETLWCTPSGQVLLTDRNETVVTLNEQRVQDLAPAIPELNKQKHAERFQDTIRTAARAILDYREQPAAGAMQTVGSRNVGGLHVEEVYFESEVDLPIPGLVFHPPGEGPHPAIVYAHDLGKDAEAHEFGIPATLARAGSMVFAMDLRGWGETRWNAQVSYTASDVALLGTDSRLAFMGYFLGEWPLTQRVADAIRCVDQIAEREDVVSERIAMLGQRGGGLVALHAAALDERIQAVATYETLASYRHITRAGQYTVPASSFLPGVLLHYDLPSLIGTLAPRAASILNPVDAMGEAVTQQDGESAFATSALMFKRLDARKRLDIQTRISRTEAQAVLVSWAQRQ
- a CDS encoding Gfo/Idh/MocA family oxidoreductase; translated protein: MADAIRIGVIGTGVFGISHLRVFKQAQNEGRTVLVAACSSGRDPARDQERKDEFGIPIYTDWREMLDKESLDAVTIVTPDHLHREMTIEAANRGLHVLVEKPLDVTSAGCQAIVDACKDNNVFLQVDFHKRYDPYHLALERQCNDGTLGEVLYGYVHMEDKIVVPRDWFPHWAGSTSPAWFLGVHFYDLVRWCIKKEATRVYATGQKRKLAAANIDTYDAIQAKVEFEGGTSVFFDNGWVLPDTFEAIVNQSIRLVGTEGFAEVDSQNRGMEAASYKDGMRTYNEAFMREEEDKHGQIIYRGYGYESILDFVDNLDFLREGGTIDQLEGRYPSGEDALEVTRIAEAVHQSIDSGSIVTLR
- a CDS encoding M20/M25/M40 family metallo-hydrolase yields the protein MTRPLPADIRAFLEQESTAIADWLFSLCALESKLGNEAATRAEVMKAFQGLGLTIEEVAYPQDITANPHHVPVPELDQFPDHVRANILATRAGSGGGRSLILQTHLDVVPESEGQRYERILDPERGEIIYARGSNDAKGQAAALLLVMRALAHFDVPLAGDLALQLVTEEEVGGNGALAFIHAGHRADGVVVMEPSLAQIHPANRGALWFQIGIEGVSMHMGRMHEGVSAIDKGIALIASFKEYEKELVAMSKGYRGFERYDHPVQLNVGMFQGGHWPSAVAGEALIEGGVGFLPNKAMDDVRADLERIVATHPDEWIRNHTSISFDKLRNDSFEIAYDHPLPTTLHASTRQAGMESEVFGWNVSCDARLYARVGGLPVVVFGPGDLATAHGPHEHFAVADMVDAACALTQFVQEWCGVR